In Salvia miltiorrhiza mitochondrion, complete genome, the following are encoded in one genomic region:
- the orf129a gene encoding hypothetical protein — protein MLGICASIHILSWFLLYAFIVCPLKVECLHAKNTHTDTHCESCPTVRTAPPGLKRFATALATSFSLSCRVRFCPRLHGAPFSLFSYVSFFPNSLFPLINLHPTHSMRGPLGTSYFLLYIVCPHSIILVQ, from the coding sequence ATGCTTGGCATATGTGCATCTATACACATTCTGTCATGGTTTCTGCTCTATGCATTCATTGTCTGTCCCTTGAAAGTTGAATGTTTACATGCAAAAAACACACACACAGACACACACTGCGAGTCCTGCCCCACTGTGCGCACTGCACCGCCAGGACTTAAGCGTTTTGCTACAGCCTTAGCCACCTCTTTTTCTCTCAGTTGTCGCGTACGGTTTTGTCCCCGTTTACATGGCGCCCCTTTCAGCCTTTTTTCCTACGTGTCGTTTTTTCCCAATTCTCTCTTCCCTTTAATCAACCTACACCCTACTCATAGTATGAGGGGCCCCTTAGGTACTAGCTATTTTCTACTTTATATTGTTTGCCCACATAGCATAATTCTTGTGCAATAA
- the orf107a gene encoding hypothetical protein produces MHLGPLSLEIALSARLPLSVRTGKLNVLWLVILLVSTSVCLSVPDPFKHRMKRVGIAGFQLLSLLLGSISSLTIFLPTGRGGSKKARLKGEVRILLRQRPRVSNQTP; encoded by the coding sequence ATGCATTTGGGTCCGTTGTCGCTGGAGATTGCACTTAGTGCTAGGCTTCCGCTGTCGGTCCGGACCGGGAAACTGAACGTACTTTGGTTAGTCATTCTGCTTGTATCGACTTCCGTCTGTCTCTCTGTCCCTGATCCTTTCAAGCATAGAATGAAGCGAGTGGGGATTGCCGGGTTTCAGCTGCTTTCTCTGCTCTTAGGTTCGATCTCTTCTCTTACGATATTTCTTCCGACAGGTCGAGGAGGTTCAAAGAAAGCTCGACTAAAAGGAGAGGTGCGAATCCTTTTACGCCAGAGGCCAAGGGTAAGCAATCAAACTCCATAG
- the orf110a gene encoding hypothetical protein: protein MWHPKSGCRKVNVLTAFLTKGCKKIKSTWKWPKERPTCKRCHPDLEEVMGKLLADLYSIEGSSLNQIVQLLRPSKVRTVYRAKDFDLGLLNIKFVDMDRPLSSFLLHTCY, encoded by the coding sequence ATGTGGCACCCAAAATCCGGTTGTCGGAAGGTGAACGTACTGACTGCTTTTTTGACTAAAGGATGCAAAAAGATCAAAAGCACCTGGAAATGGCCAAAGGAACGGCCTACTTGCAAGAGGTGCCATCCTGACCTGGAGGAGGTGATGGGGAAGCTGCTTGCTGATTTATACTCAATTGAAGGGTCAAGTCTTAATCAAATAGTTCAGTTGTTGCGCCCTAGTAAAGTTCGAACCGTTTACAGAGCGAAGGACTTCGATCTTGGGCTTTTGAACATAAAGTTTGTGGACATGGACAGGCCTCTCTCTTCCTTCTTGCTTCACACCTGCTATTGA
- the matR gene encoding maturase R, with amino-acid sequence MKEAIRMVLESIYDPEFPDTSHFRSGRGCHSVLRRIKEEWGTSRWFLEFDIRKSFHTIDRHRLISIFKEEIDDPKFFYSIQKVFSAGRLVGGEKGPYSVPHSVLLSALPGNIYLHKLDQDIGRIRQKYEIPIVQRIRSVLLRTGHIDDQENSGEEASFNAPQDNRAIIVGRVKSIQRKAAFHSLVSSWHTPPTSTPRLMGDQKRPFVFPLSSALAAFLNKPSSLLCAAFLIEAAGLTPKAEFYGRERCNNNWAMRDFFKSCKRKLIELGGEAILVIRSERGLARKLAPLKSYYNIRICYARYADDLLLGIVGAVELLIEIQKRINHFLQSGLNLWVDSAGSTTIAARSTVEFLGTVIREVPPRTTPIQFLRELEKRLRVKHRIHITACHLRSAIHSKLRNLGNSIPIKQLTKGMSGTGSLLDAVQLAETLGTAGVRSPQVSVLWGTIKHIRQGSRGISLLHSSGRSKVPSDQAVSRSGTHARKLSLYTPAGRKAAGEGGGHWARSISSEFPIQMEAPIKKILRRLRDRGLISRRRPWPIHVACLTNVSDEDIVNWSAGIAISPLSYYRCRDNLYQVRTIVDHQIRWSAIFTPAHKHKSSARNIIPKYSKDSNRVNQEGGKTLAEFPNSIELGKLGSGQDPKNKEHSTTSLV; translated from the coding sequence ATGAAAGAGGCGATCAGAATGGTACTCGAATCCATTTACGATCCCGAGTTTCCAGACACATCGCACTTCCGCTCGGGTCGAGGCTGCCACTCGGTCCTAAGACGGATCAAAGAAGAGTGGGGAACCTCTCGCTGGTTTTTGGAATTCGACATAAGGAAGTCTTTTCACACCATCGACCGACATCGACTCATCTCAATCTTTAAGGAAGAGATCGACGATCCCAAGTTCTTTTACTCCATTCAAAAAGTATTTTCCGCCGGACGACTCGTAGGAGGTGAGAAGGGCCCTTACTCCGTCCCACACAGTGTATTACTATCGGCCCTACCAGGCAACATCTACCTACACAAGCTCGATCAGGACATAGGGAGGATCCGACAGAAGTACGAAATTCCGATTGTTCAGAGAATTAGATCGGTTCTATTAAGGACAGGTCATATTGATGACCAAGAAAATTCTGGAGAAGAAGCAAGCTTCAACGCTCCCCAAGACAACAGAGCCATCATTGTGGGGAGGGTAAAGAGCATCCAACGCAAAGCGGCCTTTCATTCCCTTGTTTCGTCGTGGCACACCCCCCCCACAAGCACCCCCCGGCTCATGGGGGACCAGAAAAGGCCTTTCGTTTTCCCCCTTTCGTCGGCCCTTGCCGCCTTCCTTAACAAACCCTCGAGCCTCCTTTGCGCCGCCTTCCTCATAGAAGCCGCCGGGTTGACCCCGAAGGCCGAATTCTATGGTAGAGAACGCTGTAATAATAATTGGGCCATGAGAGACTTTTTTAAGTCTTGCAAAAGAAAGCTGATAGAGCTGGGCGGGGAGGCGATACTAGTTATCAGGTCAGAGAGAGGCCTGGCCCGTAAGCTGGCCCCCTTAAAAAGCTATTACAACATAAGGATTTGTTACGCGCGATATGCCGACGACTTACTACTGGGAATCGTGGGTGCCGTAGAGCTTCTCATAGAAATACAAAAACGTATCAACCACTTCCTACAATCCGGCCTGAACCTTTGGGTAGACTCTGCAGGATCAACAACAATAGCTGCACGGAGTACGGTAGAATTCCTCGGTACGGTCATTCGGGAAGTCCCTCCGAGGACGACTCCCATACAATTCTTGCGAGAGCTGGAGAAGCGTCTACGGGTAAAGCACCGTATCCATATAACTGCTTGCCACCTACGCTCGGCCATCCATTCCAAGCTTAGGAACCTAGGTAATAGTATCCCGATCAAACAGCTGACGAAGGGGATGAGCGGAACAGGGAGTCTACTGGACGCGGTTCAACTAGCGGAGACTCTTGGAACAGCTGGAGTAAGAAGTCCCCAAGTGAGCGTATTATGGGGGACCATCAAGCACATCCGGCAAGGATCAAGGGGGATCTCGTTGTTGCATAGCTCAGGTCGGAGCAAGGTGCCATCGGACCAGGCAGTCTCACGATCGGGCACTCATGCCCGGAAGTTGTCATTGTATACTCCCGCGGGTCGGAAGGCGGCGGGGGAAGGAGGGGGACACTGGGCGAGATCTATCAGCAGCGAATTCCCCATACAAATGGAGGCGCCTATCAAAAAGATACTCCGAAGGCTTCGGGATCGAGGTCTCATTAGCCGAAGAAGGCCCTGGCCAATCCACGTGGCCTGCTTGACGAACGTCAGCGACGAAGACATCGTAAATTGGTCCGCGGGCATCGCGATAAGTCCTCTGTCCTACTACAGGTGCCGCGACAACCTTTACCAAGTCCGAACAATTGTAGACCACCAGATCCGCTGGTCTGCAATATTCACCCCGGCCCACAAGCACAAATCCTCGGCGCGGAATATAATCCCAAAGTACTCCAAAGACTCAAATAGAGTCAATCAAGAAGGCGGTAAGACCCTTGCAGAATTCCCCAACAGCATAGAGCTTGGGAAGCTCGGATCCGGTCAAGATCCGAAGAACAAGGAGCACTCAACTACTAGTCTAGTCTAG
- the orf117a gene encoding hypothetical protein produces the protein MNRGEPSDDLSKIRGEILSSGDPFTLPRTDTCTECSYGKVDSWVWLLREILSFSSTQGGADTPARITGDSYKNGGEVNSTRRHSGMDVDPSGRDNHSGPGRWRPFSRTKKTELRETL, from the coding sequence ATGAACCGCGGCGAACCCTCAGACGACCTATCTAAGATTAGGGGGGAGATCCTCAGTAGTGGTGACCCTTTCACTCTTCCACGGACTGATACATGTACCGAATGCTCATACGGGAAAGTTGACTCCTGGGTCTGGTTGCTCCGAGAAATCCTTTCTTTCTCGTCCACTCAGGGGGGTGCGGACACACCTGCGCGGATTACAGGTGACAGTTACAAGAATGGCGGGGAAGTTAACAGTACCCGACGACATTCAGGGATGGATGTAGACCCATCGGGCAGGGATAATCATTCCGGTCCTGGGAGGTGGCGACCATTCTCAAGAACCAAAAAGACTGAGCTGAGGGAAACCCTATGA
- the mttB gene encoding transport membrane protein encodes MNFSYISYEFHFAPETILGEVRIRSVRILIGLGLTWFTRYWFPEELISPLAKPFLTLPFDSYFVRTQSTEAFPTYVATSSIACSYFVFPLISHQIWCFLIPSCYGEQRRKYNRFLHLSGSRFSLLLFLTLPRVVPNVWHFPYFMGETSTNSLMIKLQPKIYDHIMLTVRISFIPSVCSQVPVIVIRLLEPRGLSVETSTNNRRFLMVFPLLTAALSTPPDIWCQIVARFLISLIIELAIFVASIVQVREEGWTSGMRESGSIDKKEE; translated from the coding sequence TTGAATTTCTCATATATATCCTATGAATTTCATTTCGCACCGGAAACTATTCTAGGAGAAGTTCGAATCCGTTCCGTTCGGATATTGATTGGTCTTGGTTTGACATGGTTTACGCGTTACTGGTTCCCGGAAGAGTTAATATCTCCATTAGCTAAACCCTTTCTTACCCTGCCTTTTGACTCGTATTTTGTTCGTACACAATCAACGGAGGCCTTCCCGACATATGTTGCAACGTCTTCAATAGCATGCTCTTACTTCGTTTTTCCCTTAATAAGTCATCAAATTTGGTGCTTTTTGATCCCCAGTTGCTATGGGGAACAAAGGAGGAAATACAATCGATTCCTCCATTTAAGTGGTTCTCGCTTCTCCTTGTTACTCTTCCTAACTCTTCCCCGGGTAGTTCCCAATGTTTGGCACTTTCCATACTTCATGGGTGAAACATCAACAAATTCGCTCATGATCAAGTTACAACCTAAGATCTATGACCATATTATGTTAACTGTTCGTATTTCGTTCATTCCATCGGTATGCTCCCAGGTACCTGTAATTGTGATCCGTTTGCTAGAACCAAGGGGTCTTTCTGTAGAAACTTCCACGAACAATCGTCGTTTTTTGATGGTTTTTCCGCTTCTCACAGCTGCTCTTTCCACACCTCCGGATATCTGGTGCCAAATTGTCGCCCGTTTCCTTATTTCTTTGATAATAGAGTTGGCTATCTTTGTGGCATCGATTGTACAAGTTCGTGAAGAGGGCTGGACGAGTGGAATGAGGGAGAGCGGCTCGATCGACAAAAAAGAAGAGTAG
- the cob gene encoding apocytochrome b, with amino-acid sequence MTLRNQRFSLLKQPIASTLNQHLIDYPTPSNLSYWWGFGSLAGICLVIQIVTGIFLAMHYTPHVDLAFNSVEHIMRDVEGGWLLRYMHANGASMFFIVVHLHIFRGLYHGSYSSPREFVRCLGVVIFLLMIVTAFIGYVLPWGQMSFWGATVITSLASAIPVVGDTIVTWLWGGFSVDNATLNRFFSLHHLLPFILVGASILHLAALHQYGSNNPLGVHSEMDKIAFYPYFYVKDLVGWVAFAIFFSIWIFYAPNVLGHPDNYIPANPMSTPPHIVPEWYFLPIHAILRSIPDKSGGVAAIASVFICLLALPFFKNMYVRSSSFRPIHQGIFWLLLADRLLLGWIGCQPVEAPFVTIGQISPFLFFFFFAITPILGRVGRGIPNSYTDNEIQKR; translated from the coding sequence ATGACTCTAAGGAACCAACGATTCTCTCTTCTCAAACAACCTATTGCATCCACACTTAATCAGCATTTAATAGATTACCCAACCCCGAGCAATCTGAGTTATTGGTGGGGGTTCGGTTCATTAGCAGGTATTTGTTTAGTCATTCAGATAGTGACTGGAATCTTTTTAGCCATGCATTACACGCCTCATGTCGATCTAGCTTTCAACAGCGTAGAACACATTATGAGAGATGTTGAAGGGGGCTGGTTGCTCCGTTATATGCATGCTAATGGCGCTAGTATGTTTTTCATTGTGGTTCACCTTCATATTTTTCGTGGTCTATATCATGGTAGTTATAGCAGTCCTAGGGAATTTGTTCGGTGTCTCGGAGTTGTAATCTTCCTATTAATGATTGTGACAGCTTTTATAGGATATGTACTACCTTGGGGTCAGATGAGTTTTTGGGGAGCTACAGTAATTACAAGCTTAGCTAGCGCCATACCTGTAGTAGGAGATACCATAGTAACCTGGCTTTGGGGTGGGTTCTCCGTGGACAATGCCACCTTAAATCGTTTTTTTAGTCTTCATCATTTACTACCCTTCATTTTAGTAGGCGCGAGTATTCTTCATCTGGCCGCATTGCATCAATATGGATCAAATAATCCATTGGGTGTACATTCAGAGATGGATAAAATAGCTTTTTACCCTTATTTTTATGTAAAGGATCTAGTAGGTTGGGTAGCTTTTGCTATCTTTTTTTCCATTTGGATTTTTTATGCTCCTAATGTTTTGGGGCATCCCGACAATTATATACCTGCTAATCCGATGTCCACCCCGCCTCATATTGTGCCGGAATGGTATTTCCTACCGATCCATGCCATTCTTCGTAGTATACCTGACAAATCGGGAGGTGTAGCCGCAATAGCATCAGTTTTTATATGTCTGTTGGCTTTACCGTTTTTTAAAAATATGTATGTACGTAGTTCAAGTTTTCGCCCGATTCACCAAGGAATATTTTGGTTGCTTTTGGCGGATCGCTTACTACTAGGTTGGATCGGGTGTCAACCTGTGGAGGCACCATTTGTTACTATTGGACAAATTTCTCCTTTTCTTTTCTTTTTCTTTTTTGCCATAACGCCCATTCTGGGACGAGTTGGAAGAGGAATTCCTAATTCTTACACGGATAATGAAATTCAAAAAAGATAG
- the rbcL gene encoding ribulose-1,5-bisphosphate carboxylase/oxygenase large subunit, whose amino-acid sequence MSPQTETKASVGFKAGVKEYKLTYYTPEYETKDTDILAAFRVTPQPGVPPEEAGAAVAAESSTGTWTTVWTDGLTSLDRYKGRCYHIEPVPGEKDQYICYVAYPLDLFEEGSVTNMFTSIVGNVFGFKALRALRLEDLRIPVAYVKTFQGPPHGIQVERDKLNKYGRPLLGCTIKPKLGLSAKNYGRAVYECLRGGLDFTKDDENVNSQPFMRWRDRFLFCAEAIYKAQTETGEIKGHYLNATAGTCEEMMKRAIFARELGVPIVMHDYLTGGFTANTTLAHYCRDNGLLLHIHRAMHAVIDRQKNHGMHFRVLAKALRLSGGDHIHAGTVVGKLEGERDITLGFVDLLRDDFVEKDRSRGIYFTQDWVSLPGVIPVASGGIHVWHMPALTEIFGDDSVLQFGGGTLGHPWGNAPGAVANRVAVEACVQARNEGRDLAAEGNAIIREACKWSPELAAACEVWKEIKFEFKAVDTLDK is encoded by the coding sequence ATGTCACCACAAACAGAGACTAAAGCAAGTGTTGGATTCAAAGCGGGTGTTAAAGAGTACAAATTGACTTATTATACTCCTGAATACGAAACCAAAGATACTGATATCTTGGCAGCATTCCGAGTAACTCCTCAACCTGGAGTTCCGCCTGAAGAAGCAGGGGCCGCGGTAGCTGCCGAATCTTCTACTGGTACATGGACAACTGTGTGGACCGATGGACTTACCAGCCTTGATCGTTACAAAGGGCGATGCTACCACATTGAGCCCGTTCCTGGAGAAAAAGATCAATATATCTGTTATGTAGCTTACCCTTTAGACCTTTTTGAAGAAGGTTCTGTTACTAACATGTTTACTTCCATTGTAGGAAATGTATTTGGATTCAAAGCCCTACGTGCTCTACGTCTGGAAGATCTGCGAATTCCTGTTGCTTATGTTAAAACTTTCCAAGGCCCGCCTCATGGGATCCAAGTTGAAAGAGATAAATTGAACAAGTACGGTCGTCCTCTGCTGGGATGTACTATTAAACCTAAATTGGGGTTATCTGCTAAAAACTATGGTAGAGCGGTTTATGAATGTCTTCGCGGTGGACTTGATTTTACCAAAGATGATGAGAACGTGAACTCCCAGCCATTTATGCGTTGGAGAGACCGCTTCTTATTTTGTGCCGAAGCAATTTATAAAGCACAGACTGAAACAGGTGAAATCAAAGGGCATTACTTGAATGCTACTGCGGGTACATGCGAAGAGATGATGAAAAGAGCTATATTTGCTAGAGAATTGGGAGTTCCTATCGTAATGCATGACTACTTAACAGGAGGATTCACCGCAAATACCACTTTGGCTCATTATTGCCGAGATAATGGCTTACTTCTTCACATTCACCGTGCAATGCATGCAGTTATTGATAGACAGAAGAATCACGGTATGCACTTCCGTGTACTAGCTAAAGCGTTACGTCTGTCCGGTGGAGATCATATTCACGCTGGTACCGTAGTAGGTAAACTTGAAGGAGAGAGAGACATTACTTTAGGCTTTGTTGATTTACTGCGTGATGATTTTGTTGAAAAAGATCGAAGTCGCGGTATTTATTTCACTCAAGATTGGGTCTCCCTGCCCGGTGTTATTCCCGTGGCTTCAGGGGGTATTCACGTTTGGCATATGCCTGCTCTGACCGAGATCTTTGGAGACGATTCCGTACTACAGTTCGGTGGAGGAACTTTAGGACACCCTTGGGGTAATGCGCCAGGTGCTGTAGCTAACCGAGTAGCTGTAGAAGCGTGTGTACAAGCTCGTAATGAAGGACGCGATCTTGCTGCTGAGGGTAATGCAATTATCCGTGAAGCTTGCAAATGGAGTCCTGAACTAGCTGCCGCTTGTGAGGTATGGAAAGAAATCAAATTTGAGTTTAAAGCAGTGGATACTTTGGATAAATAA